One Neovison vison isolate M4711 chromosome 2, ASM_NN_V1, whole genome shotgun sequence genomic window carries:
- the ZNF22 gene encoding zinc finger protein 22, which produces MRLGKPKGSISRSSSQGKAYENSRKTGRQRQRWGMTVRFDSSLSRLRRSLDEKPYKCTECEKSFSQSSTLFQHQKIHTGKKSHKCADCGKSFFQSSNLIQHRRIHTGEKPYKCDECGERFKQSSNLIQHQRIHTGEKPYQCDECGRCFSQSSHLIQHQRTHTGEKPYQCSECGKCFSQSSHLRQHMKVHKEEKPRKTRGKNIRSKTHLVSSWKAGTGRKSVAGLR; this is translated from the coding sequence ATGCGGTTAGGAAAACCAAAGGGAAGTATTTCTCGGAGCTCGAGCCAAGGAAAAGCCTATGAAAACTCACGCAAAACAGGCCGGCAGCGGCAAAGATGGGGAATGACTGTTCGATTTGACTCAAGCTTGAGTAGACTGAGAAGAAGCCTGGATgagaaaccttataaatgtaCTGAATGTGAAAAGAGTTTCAGTCAGAGCTCAACTCTTTTTCAACATCAAAAGATTCACACTGGAAAGAAATCCCATAAATGTGCCGATTGTGGTAAAAGTTTCTTTCAGAGCTCTAACCTCATTCAGCATCGGCGGATCCATACCGGGGAAAAACCCTATAAATGTGATGAGTGTGGAGAAAGGTTTAAACAGAGCTCAAATCTCATTCAGCaccagagaattcatactggagaaaaaccctATCAGTGTGATGAGTGTGGCCGATGTTTCAGCCAGAGTTCCCACCTTATTCAGCATCAGAGAACCCACACAGGGGAGAAGCCCTACCAGTGCAGTGAATGTGGCAAATGCTTCAGCCAGAGCTCTCATCTTAGGCAGCACATGAAGGTGCACAAAGAAGAGAAACCTCGTAAAACCCGGGGCAAAAATATTAGATCAAAAACTCACTTAGTGTCATCCTGGAAAGCTGGTACAGGTAGGAAGTCAGTGGCTGGTCTCCGCTAA